A single window of Aspergillus puulaauensis MK2 DNA, chromosome 5, nearly complete sequence DNA harbors:
- the EXO70 gene encoding EXO70 family protein (BUSCO:EOG092612J3;~COG:U;~EggNog:ENOG410PIGT;~InterPro:IPR016159,IPR004140;~PFAM:PF03081;~go_component: GO:0000145 - exocyst [Evidence IEA];~go_process: GO:0006887 - exocytosis [Evidence IEA]) — protein sequence MVAPRNTAFAEESAEVEVLYANLEKQKLLTKKIQGSLVRLETGGNVVKHAIGPIYSNTQSLQTTNSNIDKINEAIDRLRQPLDAKNREEGIIRAGPQTEDLSQYLTAMKRVDHALVDLTSTNLKSNQKAISEFTSLLGIGNTKLQDLLRLELGQHVAPIEPLHYLTKSLPFPTIPDEKLAEIAPICAAIGSAAVHTPHRGEGGSPALKIYADIRGPYITTSTQNLAIASLNTLKRRAGDGPYKQGTNGIGIYSNALENFIYAEWESITQIFTGDHKGLALQMTCRAAMAEYSKTLRELNHYIRSNLMTDCFLAFEIIEIVTAMSYNVDAKTGELKSLFLEALRPVRETAKSSLSELLEETKRKAASIPMLPPDGGPVPLVTEVMSSLTTLTGYSKPLASILTSLGDGNWRSTSNTASNTPLDVSPDSSTLLSHFILDMIEALMISLESRSRALHRTKAVQGVFLSNVFCIVDRSIRSSPELAKYLGSPDSISRIDTFRKRATSTYLDAWKETSHYLLDVQYTSQGRGGARPQSGGVVDSSAIVKSLSSRDKDAIKDKFKSFNTSFDDLVARHKALYMEREVRSVLAREVQAVLEPLYARFYDRYHELDKGRGKYTKYDKGSLSAQLAALQ from the exons ATGGTCGCGCCAAGGAATACGGCTTTTGCCGAAGAGAGCGCCGAGGTAGAGGTGCTATACGCCAACcttgagaagcagaagctCCTCACCAAGAAAATTCAAGGGTCCCTCGTCCGACTTGAAACCGGAGGAAATGTCGTGAAGCATGCAATTGGGCCTATTTATAGCAATACGCAGTCGCTCCAAACCACAAACAGCAATATCGACAAGATTAATGAAGCCATTGATCGCCTTCGGCAGCCGCTCGATGCGAAAAACCGAGAGGAGGGCATCATTCGCGCTGG ACCGCAAACCGAGGATTTGTCACAGTACCTGACGGCAATGAAACGAGTGGATCATGCATTGGTCGACCTGACATCTACGAACctgaaatcaaatcaaaaaGCAATCAGCGAGTTTACGTCCCTATTGGGTATTGGGAATACAAAACTTCAAGATCTACTACGTCTCGAACTTGGCCAGCATGTCGCTCCTATTGAACCGTTACACTACCTGACCAAGA GTCTTCCATTTCCTACGATCCCGGACGAGAAGCTTGCGGAAATAGCGCCGATTTGTGCTGCCATCGGCTCGGCAGCAGTTCATACCCCGCATCGCGGTGAAGGTGGCAGCCCTGCCCTTAAAATCTACGCAGACATTCGGGGTCCTTACATTACGACAAGCACGCAGAACCTTGCCATTGCCTCTCTCAATACGTTGAAACGAAGAGCTGGCGATGGGCCATATAAGCAAGGCACTAATGGAATTGGCATTTACTCCAATGCTTTGGAAAACTTCATATACGCGGAATGGGAGTCCATCACACAAATTTTCACCGGCGACCATAAAGGACTGGCACTACAAATGACTTGCCGCGCTGCGATGGCCGAATATTCAAAGACCCTTCGCGAACTCAACCACTATATCCGCTCCAATCTCATGACCGATTGCTTCCTAGCTTTTGAGATCATTGAAATCGTCACGGCCATGTCTTACAATGTAGATGCAAAGACGGGTGAGCTCAAGAGCTTATTCCTCGAAGCTTTGAGGCCTGTGCGGGAGACCGCCAAATCGTCTCTATCAGAGTTGCTTGAGGAGACGAAACGCAAAGCAGCCAGTATCCCTATGCTTCCGCCAGATGGTGGCCCTGTACCTCTTGTGACTGAGGTTATGAGCTCGCTCACTACACTCACCGGATACTCTAAACCTCTTGCGTCTATCTTGACTTCCTTGGGAGACGGGAATTGGAGGTCAACGTCCAATACAGCATCTAATACTCCGCTGGACGTTAGTCCGGACAGTTCCACACTCTTGTCACATTTCATCCTAGATATGATCGAGGCCCTTATGATTTCTCTGGAGTCTCGGAGCCGGGCGTTGCACCGCACAAAGGCTGTTCAAGGCGTTTTCCTGTCCAATGTCTTTTGCATTGTGGATCGCTCTATTCGATCGAGTCCGGAGCTAGCGAAATACCTCGGCTCTCCAGATAGTATTTCGAGGATAGATACCTTCCGCAAACGGGCAACCTCGACGTATCTGGATGCTTGGAAGGAGACATCCCATTACCTTCTTGATGTTCAGTACACGTCTCAGGGTAGAGGTGGGGCTCGACCACAATCGGGCGGGGTTGTCGATTCCAGTGCGATTGTCAAGTCGCTTTCTTCTCGCGATAAAGATGCGATCAAAGACAAGTTCAAATCCTTCAACACAAGCTTTGATGATTTGGTTGCACGCCACAAGGCTCTCTACATGGAGCGAGAGGTGCGTAGCGTTCTTGCTCGCGAAGTCCAGGCAGTCCTTGAGCCCTTATACGCACGGTTTTATGACCGTTATCACGAACTTGACAAAGGTCGAGGCAAATACACCAAATACGACAAGGGAAGCCTGTCTGCACAACTCGCGGCGCTGCAATAA
- a CDS encoding putative phospholipase A2 (PlaA) (COG:I;~EggNog:ENOG410PJSF;~InterPro:IPR016035,IPR002642;~PFAM:PF01735;~go_function: GO:0004620 - phospholipase activity [Evidence IEA];~go_process: GO:0009395 - phospholipid catabolic process [Evidence IEA]), whose product MPPFHPHATRGTLLKMGAARAFCLRFAPPAAMIYVGGRVLWSIETARNNSQLFLLHSDPRAPYSTTSTQFARGQPASSVGDSSTGRNDPGSRKEGSFHSDESDSSSVWSHILQRFEGVKQSVGSPEWIELDHIKHYITPDWTKFLPETVQKLRRELSMAPGSLADDIWREAHDPDLNPEIIQEATVRVGDGLCDEELEFRRRRQKHSVKALAAYLNIPEEDIHPDDVPIISMCGSGGGLRALVAGTGSYLATQEAGLWDCVTYTAGVSGSCWLQVLYHSSISGCNFTKLVAHLKNRLGVHMAFPPAALKLLTHAPTNKYLLSGLVQKLKGDPGADFGLVDIYGMLLAARLLVPKGELGASDYDLKVSHQSRNVASGAHPLPIYTAVRHEIPILEEQAEEGKKKPKPEDLIKQSRSESWFQWFEFTPYEFFCEEFNAGIPTWALGRHFNGGKNEAPPGTSPIPELHVGNLMGIWGSAFCATLSHYYKEIRPLVKGITGFGGIDSLIQGKSEDLVRVHPIDPATIPNFVLGMKDVLPPSCPESIFKSQHLRLMDAGMSNNLPIYPLLRPGRDVDVIIAFDNSADIKQENWLSEVDGYARQRGIKGWPIGAGWPRAKDTPKETEQSLREPQNISEEDLNKKITAAQTSPGHENHKPPSTNKPPTEGLKDPDSLPPPPDTDLGYCNVWVGTTQEKVSEQEPPPSKRLFDPRHSDPSHTESDFHLMRPDAGIAVVYFPLLPNPAAPDLPSASSLTRPSKSNNSHHVSETEAPSSDKDKTKPLSPHPGTIDPDVDDFLSTWNFVYTPEQIDAVVGLAKANFAQGEEQVKRVVRGVYERKKKDRLAREESQHRPHKEGLMLS is encoded by the coding sequence atgcctcctttccatcctcatgCCACGCGGGGTACCCTTCTCAAAATGGGTGCTGCGAGGGCATTCTGTCTCCGGTTCGCGCCTCCGGCCGCCATGATCTATGTTGGCGGCCGTGTTCTCTGGTCCATTGAGACAGCTCGGAATAATTCGCAGCTATTCCTACTCCATTCCGACCCGAGAGCACCGTACTCGACCACTTCCACGCAGTTTGCCCGCGGGCAGCCCGCTAGCTCAGTTGGAGATAGCAGCACTGGCCGAAATGACCCCGGTTCCCGAAAGGAAGGAAGCTTCCATAGTGACGAATCGGACTCCTCGTCGGTATGGTCACATATCTTGCAGAGATTTGAAGGGGTGAAGCAGTCTGTCGGCTCTCCCGAATGGATTGAGCTTGATCATATCAAACACTACATAACACCCGACTGGACGAAGTTTCTCCCGGAGACAGTGCAGAAATTGCGGCGCGAGCTTTCCATGGCGCCAGGGTCCTTGGCTGACGATATTTGGAGGGAAGCGCATGACCCAGACTTGAACCCTGAGATAATTCAAGAGGCTACAGTCCGTGTTGGGGATGGCCTTTGCGATGAGGAATTGGAGTTCAGACGGAGGCGACAGAAACATTCTGTAAAGGCGTTGGCAGCGTACTTGAATATCCCTGAGGAGGACATACATCCTGATGACGTTCCGATCATTTCCATGTGCGGATCGGGAGGTGGTTTGCGCGCGCTTGTTGCTGGTACTGGCTCATATCTGGCTACGCAAGAGGCTGGTCTGTGGGATTGTGTGACGTATACTGCTGGCGTGAGCGGCAGTTGCTGGCTACAAGTTCTGTACCATTCTTCTATTTCCGGATGCAACTTCACCAAACTTGTAGCTCATCTAAAGAATAGGCTGGGCGTGCATATGGCGTTCCCGCCGGCAGCACTCAAACTGCTTACACATGCACCAACCAACAAGTACCTCCTCAGTGGTTTGGTCCAGAAACTGAAGGGCGATCCCGGTGCTgattttggtttggttgACATCTATGGTATGTTGCTAGCAGCCAGGTTGCTTGTACCCAAAGGGGAACTTGGAGCTTCGGACTATGACCTCAAAGTATCACATCAGAGCCGCAACGTTGCCAGTGGAGCCCACCCACTCCCGATTTATACAGCCGTTCGTCATGAAATCCCAATCCTAGAGGAACAGGcagaagagggaaagaagaagccaaAGCCCGAGGATCTCATCAAACAGTCACGGAGCGAGTCGTGGTTCCAATGGTTTGAGTTTACCCCGTATGAATTCTTCTGCGAGGAGTTTAATGCAGGCATCCCTACCTGGGCTCTGGGAAGGCATTTCAATGGCGGCAAAAACGAGGCGCCTCCCGGGACGTCGCCTATACCTGAGTTACACGTTGGCAACCTGATGGGAATATGGGGCAGTGCGTTCTGCGCGACCCTTTCGCATTACTACAAGGAGATTCGACCACTCGTTAAAGGGATTACCGGTTTCGGAGGTATCGATTCTTTAATCCAGGGCAAGTCAGAAGATCTTGTTCGAGTACATCCCATCGACCCCGCAACGATACCGAATTTTGTACTCGGAATGAAAGATGTACTACCACCGTCCTGTCCGGAATCGATCTTCAAGAGCCAGCATTTACGGCTCATGGATGCGGGGATGAGCAACAATCTCCCGATTTACCCACTGCTCCGGCCCGGCCGCGACGTAgacgtcatcatcgcctttGACAACTCAGCCGACATTAAGCAGGAAAACTGGTTGTCTGAAGTAGATGGTTACGCACGCCAACGGGGTATCAAAGGCTGGCCAATTGGAGCCGGGTGGCCCAGAGCCAAGGACACTCCAAAGGAGACCGAACAGAGCCTCCGAGAGCCACAGAATATATCCGAAGAAGATCTCAACAAGAAAATCACTGCTGCCCAGACCTCGCCCGGTCATGAGAACCACAAGCCCCCGTCTACCAACAAGCCTCCTACAGAAGGTTTGAAGGACCCAGATTCGCTGCCCCCACCACCAGACACGGATCTAGGATACTGCAACGTCTGGGTTGGCACCACGCAAGAAAAGGTCTCTGAGCAAGAACCACCGCCGTCCAAGCGCCTCTTCGATCCTCGTCACTCGGATCCCAGCCACACTGAATCTGACTTTCATCTCATGCGCCCAGACGCCGGCATCGCAGTCGTCTACTTCCCTCTTCTGCCCAACCCCGCAGCCCCAGACCTCCCCTCCGCCTCGTCCCTCACAAGACCATCAAAATCCAACAACTCGCATCATGTCTCAGAGACCGAAGCGCCATCATCTGACAAGGATAAGACGAAGCCGCTCTCCCCGCACCCAGGTACAATCGACCCCGACGTAGACGATTTCCTGTCAACGTGGAACTTTGTTTACACGCCCGAGCAGATCGATGCGGTTGTGGGTTTGGCCAAGGCGAACTTTGCGCAGGGCGAGGAGCAGGTGAAGCGGGTTGTGAGGGGGGTTTAtgagcggaagaagaaggataggTTGGCGAGGGAGGAAAGTCAGCATCGACCCCATAAGGAGGGTTTGATGCTTAGTTGA
- a CDS encoding putative phosphatidylinositol-3,4,5-trisphosphate 3-phosphatase (BUSCO:EOG09262341;~COG:V;~EggNog:ENOG410QD6P;~InterPro:IPR029023,IPR029021,IPR016130,IPR000340;~go_function: GO:0004725 - protein tyrosine phosphatase activity [Evidence IEA];~go_function: GO:0008138 - protein tyrosine/serine/threonine phosphatase activity [Evidence IEA];~go_process: GO:0016311 - dephosphorylation [Evidence IEA]), with amino-acid sequence MASILRQIVAGPRQQHPEAGLDLCYVSDNIIATSGPSTNYPKIAYRTPLKQLVDFLDSKHGTEWGIWEFRAEGTGYPDSEVYGRIHHFPFPDHHPPPFALIPKVMASMRNWLQRLDGPAAEQKGGEGEGKDSKEQAQRVVVVHCKAGKGRSGTMACSYLISQEGWKLEDALQRFTERRMRVGFGSGVSIPSQLRWVRYVDRWTNEMGKKYVERPVEILEIHVWELRDGVKVAVEGYVEDGQAIKQFHLFHRNERIGLPSDSATSQSNSAAGSDNEGNNSSSNDNLNKSKPKPTIKTAATSNPASTITTPQEPPSAAESEASLWTKASNLTSALTNPTTDQPNTVTQPKTSTPAETPQKHTSAILLRPRTPLILPTSDVNIDFERRSKAASYTGLAMVTSIAHVWFNPYFEGGDKHDSGVFEVDWDAMDGIKGTSKKGIKALDRLKVVWRYAEPSTKEVKDVDSQNRPVSSQVVMEPQPGEPVPETKVADWRLRDSDAEADVGTDESGKEDREWESSAEEGGGSSGKDQENTPIRKGKKEGDDKASK; translated from the exons ATG GCCTCGATCCTCAGACAGATTGTAGCTGGACCTCGACAACAACACCCAGAGGCCGGTCTAGATCTTTGCTATGTTTCCGATAACA TCATCGCAACCTCCGGCCCGTCAACAAACTACCCCAAAATCGCCTACAGAACCCCGCTGAAGCAActcgtcgacttcctcgatAGCAAGCATGGCACAGAGTGGGGGATCTGGGAGTTCCGCGCTGAGGGTACGGGGTACCCCGACTCCGAGGTCTACGGTCGAATCCACCATTTCCCGTTTCCTGATCACCATCCGCCGCCGTTTGCGCTGATTCCGAAGGTCATGGCTAGTATGCGGAATTGGTTGCAGCGGTTGGATGGGCCGGCTGCGGAGCAGAaaggaggcgaaggcgaagggaAGGACAGCAAAGAACAAGCGCAGCGCGTTGTGGTTGTGCACTGCAAGGCTGGGAAGGGTCGCAGTGGGACAATGGCGTGCTCGTACCTGATCAGCCAGGAGGGatggaagctggaggatgCGTTACAGCGGTTCACGGAGCGGCGGATGCGGGTTGGGTTTGGCTCTGGTGTGAGCATCCCGAGTCAGCTGCGGTGGGTGCGGTACGTGGACCGATGGACGAACGAAATGGGGAAGAAGTATGTTGAGCGGCCGGTGGAGATACTTGAGATCCATGTCTGGGAACTAAGAGACGGGGTTAAAGTCGCGGTTGAAGGGTACGTTGAGGACGGCCAGGCGATTAAGCAGttccatctcttccatcGGAACGAACGCATCGGTCTGCCTAGCGATAGTGCTACGTCGCAATCCAACAGCGCCGCTGGGAGCGACAACGAGGGCAACAAtagcagcagcaacgacaacctcaacaaaTCCAAGCCAAAACCTACGATCAAAACCGCCGCGACTTCAAACCCAGCCTCTACCATCACTACTCCCCAGGAGCCTCCCTCGGCTGCTGAATCAGAAGCCTCTCTCTGGACGAAGGCCAGCAACCTCACCTCGGCCCTCACAAATCCAACCACCGACCAACCCAATACAGTCACCCAGCCCAAGACATCAACGCCTGCCGAAACCCCCCAGAAACATACCagcgccatcctcctccggccCCGCACGCCACTCATCCTTCCAACATCCGATGTAAACATCGACTTTGAACGCCGCAGCAAAGCCGCCTCCTACACAGGCCTGGCAATGGTAACATCAATCGCCCACGTCTGGTTCAACCCCTACTTCGAAGGCGGCGACAAGCACGACTCCGGCGTATTCGAAGTCGACTGGGACGCCATGGATGGAATCAAGGGTACCTCAAAGAAGGGCATCAAGGCGCTCGACCGGCTGAAGGTCGTATGGCGGTACGCGGAGCCAAGCACGAAAGAGGTTAAAGATGTGGATAGCCAGAACAGGCCGGTTTCCAGCCAGGTGGTTATGGagccgcagcctggagagccGGTCCCTGAGACCAAGGTTGCAGATTGGAGGCTGAGAGATAGTGATGCTGAGGCTGATGTTGGGACTGATGAGAGTGGGAAGGAGGATAGAGAGTGGGAGAGCAGCGCGGAGGAGGGTGGCGGTAGTAGTGGCAAGGACCAAGAGAATACTCCTATaagaaaggggaagaaggaagggGATGATAAGGCGTCGAAGTAG
- a CDS encoding uncharacterized protein (COG:S;~EggNog:ENOG410Q2VG;~SECRETED:SignalP(1-19)) has protein sequence MHFSSIVPVALSLFASVSASPFTVPPTAMRVPMRNVAADPTNPALTWHASNFTLGCSPGGCAYNFGIVGHSSENTPGFNTTCNGTSTQEDYAPCKDKSILAKINPTPRSGNWTVQVEHMWRKPGNAEFYALGEQNVTSTTKQFTIPVKDVYGVA, from the coding sequence ATGCATTTCTCCAGCATCGTCCCCgtcgctctctccctcttcgcctcAGTCTCGGCCTCGCCGTTCACTGTTCCCCCAACAGCCATGCGCGTCCCCATGCGCAACGTCGCTGCCGACCCCACAAACCCAGCCCTAACATGGCACGCCTCCAACTTCACTCTCGGCTGCTCGCCCGGTGGCTGCGCCTACAACTTCGGCATCGTGGGCCACTCGTCCGAAAACACGCCGggcttcaacaccacctgCAACGGCACAAGCACGCAGGAGGACTACGCACCCTGCAAGGACAAGAGCATTCTTGCGAAGATCAACCCCACTCCCAGGTCTGGGAACTGGACCGTCCAGGTTGAGCACATGTGGCGCAAGCCCGGCAACGCCGAGTTCTATGCATTGGGCGAGCAGAATGTCACTTCTACGACCAAGCAGTTTACGATCCCTGTGAAGGATGTTTATGGAGTTGCTTAA
- a CDS encoding pentatricopeptide repeat protein (COG:S;~EggNog:ENOG410PMY6;~InterPro:IPR033443,IPR002885,IPR011990;~PFAM:PF17177,PF13812;~go_function: GO:0005515 - protein binding [Evidence IEA]): protein MMSRKRFKPDQLWHYLCPALSIPRRHIVTFPATRRRCASSTPLPAISRCLRRPYSSTSAQRSHDQGQQTQEQIYSDGEAEELSDNNEYSEAWDGDHLLGPKKRQRSPKNIETSSSGRLENLLAKKAEQTPNIINATQILRVLIRDRGIRPETRHYKALIQCHTDPRFGSPFMVQKLLAEMEENDVPIDAGTLHAALQAIAVHPNFVLRADLLRTLRDRWFPLSPDGWHYVVAGLIREHQFELAMDHIAHMERKVIEVKPWLHSMLIYYLCDVKEFDQIIELMESRLSQGYQISKKLWNHVLEEAAFARHRDLTRFLWTRFVEVDRTLPRPYLTNLVLQMASHTQDKELLKSITNILGPSVDDEAKDYEMMSKASIKSGGLYAAFQTLSDMQDAGHEVVSRSTQAIRAHCVQNKIHPRNVWSVLKELKNDGENVPLACARVVVHLCTAAAVDDPFAVDDGIAFYKELHTLCSRHPDTATFNSLISMCRVGKNAESAMFMVKEMATLGVIPNAQTFEHLMLMCVDMGNFESSYLYLKDLRARGFHLSDNARLDIQSLCAKSSDEFAAKLRADPGLCPQGAMSIEEKARREYNKQRRKKKRRMAAIRRSQEEDEDEFEAYEPGLSIPQDLLGKANQILRDAMGMRRE from the exons ATGATGTCCCGCAAGCGGTTCAAACCGGACCAATTATGGCATTATCTGTGTCCGGCATTGAGTATACCTAGGCGCCATATCGTTACCTTTCCTGCGACACGACGACGCTGCGCTTCCTCCACTCCTCTCCCCGCGATATCGAGATGCCTCCGAAGACCCTACAGCTCTACTTCCGCGCAACGCTCGCACGATCAAGGCCAACAAACACAGGAACAAATTTATTCGGATGGAGAAGCTGAGGAGCTATCTGATAACAACGAATATAGTGAAGCGTGGGACGGGGATCACTTGCTAGGGCCTAAAAAACGCCAGAGATCACCAAAGAACATCGAAACGTCGTCAAGTGGACGTCTGGAGAACCTACTTGCCAAAAAGGCGGAACAAACTCCGAACATAATCAATGCGACGCAAATACTACGTGTTTTGATACGGGACCGTGGGATTCGACCAGAAACCCGACATTATAAAGCGCTTATACAATGCCATACCGACCCGCGGTTTGGGTCACCCTTTATGGTGCAGAAGTTGCTTGCGGAAATGGAAGAGAACGATGTTCCAATTGATGCAGGCACGCTTCATGCTGCGTTGCAG GCCATTGCCGTCCATCCAAACTTTGTGCTGCGGGCAGATTTGTTGCGCACATTACGAGATCGATGGTTCCCTCTCAGCCCGGATGGTTGGCATTATGTTGTGGCGGGTCTGATTAGGGAGCACCAGTTCGAATTAGCCATGGACCATATCGCGCATATGGAGAGGAAAGTTATAGAGGTCAAGCCTTGGCTTCACAGTATGCTTATTTACTATCTATGCGATGTCAAAGAATTTGACCAAATCATCGAGTTGATGGAGTCTCGCCTGAGCCAGGGCTACCAAATAAGCAAAAAGCTTTGGAACCATGTGCTTGAAGAAGCGGCATTTGCTCGCCATCGTGATTTAACCCGCTTCCTATGGACAAGATTTGTTGAAGTAGACAGGACTCTGCCAAGGCCTTACCTAACCAATCTTGTTCTCCAGATGGCATCTCACACACAAGACAAGGAGCTTTTGAAATCAATAACGAATATACTGGGCCCTagtgttgatgatgaagcgAAAGATTATGAAATGATGTCCAAGGCAAGTATCAAGTCAGGTGGGCTATATGCCGCGTTTCAGACGTTGTCCGACATGCAGGATGCGGGTCATGAGGTGGTTTCAAGGTCTACTCAGGCGATTCGGGCGCATTGCGTCCAAAACAAGATCCACCCACGAAACGTCTGGAGCGTTctcaaggagctgaagaatgATGGAGAGAATGTTCCTTTGGCGTGTGCTAGGGTGGTCGTTCATCTGtgcacagcagcagcggttgATGATCCATTCGCAGTTGACGACGGGATTGCGTTCTACAAAGAGCTCCATACGCTTTGTAGTCGACACCCTGACACGGCTACATTCAACTCTCTGATCAGCATGTGTCGGGTGGGCAAAAACGCCGAGTCTGCCATGTTCATGGTAAAGGAGATGGCAACGCTGGGTGTTATCCCGAATGCGCAAACATTTGAGCACCTCATGCTCATGTGTGTGGATATGGGGAATTTTGAGTCATCCTATCTTTATCTAAAAGATTTGCGGGCACGGGGGTTCCACTTGAGCGATAATGCAAGGCTCGATATCCAGAGTCTCTGCGCAAAGTCGAGCGACGAGTTTGCTGCCAAGCTGAGGGCCGACCCAGGACTCTGTCCACAAGGCGCAATGTCGATCGAGGAAAAAGCGAGAAGGGAGTATAACAAGCAACGGCgtaagaaaaagagaaggatggCGGCCATTCGACGGTCCcaagaagaggacgaggacgaatTTGAGGCTTACGAGCCGGGCCTATCGATACCACAGGATCTTTTAGGCAAGGCTAATCAGATCCTAAGAGACGCAATGGGAATGAGGAGGGAGTGA
- the LSM4 gene encoding U6 snRNA-associated Sm-like protein LSm4 (COG:A;~EggNog:ENOG410PQRW;~InterPro:IPR027141,IPR034101,IPR010920,IPR001163;~PFAM:PF01423;~go_process: GO:0000398 - mRNA splicing, via spliceosome [Evidence IEA];~go_process: GO:0000956 - nuclear-transcribed mRNA catabolic process [Evidence IEA];~go_process: GO:0006396 - RNA processing [Evidence IEA]) — translation MLPLGLLTAAQGHPMLVELKNGETLNGHLANCDNWMNLILREVVQTSPEGDRFFKLPEVYVRGNNIKYLRIPEEIIEMVKEQQLNQPQHRNRGPREGGRGDRGGRGGRGRGRGRGRGGN, via the exons ATG CTTCCTCTTGGCCTTCTAACGGCCGCGCAAGGCCACCCTATGCTTGTCGAGCTCAAAAATGGCGAAACCTTGAACGGACACCTCGCCAATTGCGACAACTGGATGAACTTAATACTCAGAGAGGTGGTCCAAACAAGCCCAGAAGGCGAccgcttcttcaagctccccGAAGTCTACGTCCGCGGAAACAAC ATCAAATACCTACGGATTCCCGAAGAAATCATTGAGATGGTCAAGGAACAGCAGCTAAACCAGCCTCAACATCGCAACCGTGGGCCTCGCGAGGGTGGACGGGGCGATCGTGGCGGCCGTGGTGGTCGCGGCCGTGGGCGCGGGCGCGGTCGGGGTGGAAACTAG